A region from the Nocardioides exalbidus genome encodes:
- a CDS encoding enoyl-CoA hydratase/isomerase family protein → MEFVSIDVTDGVAVLRLDRPRMNAISLQVQADLREAAAELTERDDVRAVVVWGGERVFAAGNDVKEMVDWTYSDMVKASASVSSATTAIARIPKPVVAAVNGYALGGGCELALAADLRFVAEDAVLGQPEVLLGIIPGAGGTQRLTRLVGTAKAKDIIFTGRFVKADEALRIGLADRVVPADQVLAEAVAYAGQFSNAAALAIRAAKECIDRGSEVDLDTGLEIERQQFAGVFATEDRVLGMASFVESGPGKATFVGR, encoded by the coding sequence ATGGAGTTCGTCTCGATCGACGTGACCGACGGGGTCGCCGTCCTGCGTCTCGACCGCCCCAGGATGAACGCGATCAGCCTCCAGGTGCAGGCCGACCTCCGCGAGGCAGCGGCCGAGCTGACCGAGCGCGACGACGTGCGCGCCGTCGTGGTCTGGGGCGGGGAGCGGGTCTTCGCCGCGGGCAACGACGTGAAGGAGATGGTCGACTGGACCTACTCCGACATGGTGAAGGCCTCGGCGTCCGTCAGCTCGGCCACCACCGCCATCGCCCGGATCCCCAAGCCCGTGGTCGCCGCCGTCAACGGGTACGCCCTCGGCGGGGGCTGCGAGCTCGCGCTGGCCGCCGACCTGCGCTTCGTGGCCGAGGACGCGGTGCTCGGCCAGCCCGAGGTGCTGCTCGGGATCATCCCCGGCGCCGGCGGCACGCAGCGCCTGACGCGGCTCGTCGGGACCGCGAAGGCGAAGGACATCATCTTCACCGGCCGCTTCGTCAAGGCCGACGAGGCGCTGCGCATCGGGCTCGCCGACCGCGTCGTGCCGGCCGACCAAGTGCTCGCGGAGGCAGTGGCCTACGCCGGGCAGTTCAGCAACGCGGCCGCGCTCGCGATCCGCGCCGCCAAGGAGTGCATCGACCGGGGCAGCGAGGTCGACCTCGACACGGGACTGGAGATCGAGCGCCAGCAGTTCGCCGGCGTCTTCGCGACCGAGGACCGTGTCCTCGGCATGGCCTCCTTCGTTGAGAGCGGGCCGGGCAAGGCCACGTTCGTGGGCCGCTGA
- a CDS encoding Ig-like domain-containing protein — protein MSALPRALATVSLASALTVVGSGPAPASTHGPAPVRAAAQAVTSATSVALSTTRSAYGQTITATASVVTSTGRPEGAVYFSVDGVATRANLGARTTVTLALPDAPVGDHAVTASFVPNYPDDQRGSTSPVQPWTVERVRTRLFVTVQGRGLRIPTSVRVEAGGEYGSAPTGRVTLTLTRAGSGRTTTRARALPADGVVVARYGTLGKGRYRSVVTYAGDSQHLPERRVQWFQVRQR, from the coding sequence ATGTCGGCACTCCCTCGGGCGCTCGCCACGGTGTCCCTCGCGTCCGCGCTCACCGTCGTGGGCAGCGGGCCCGCGCCGGCCTCGACGCACGGCCCGGCACCGGTCCGGGCGGCCGCGCAGGCCGTGACCTCCGCGACCTCGGTCGCCCTGAGCACGACCCGCTCGGCCTACGGCCAGACCATCACGGCGACCGCCTCGGTCGTGACGTCGACGGGCCGGCCGGAGGGTGCGGTGTACTTCTCCGTCGACGGCGTCGCGACGCGGGCCAACCTGGGAGCCAGGACCACCGTCACCCTGGCCCTCCCCGACGCGCCGGTCGGCGACCACGCCGTCACCGCGTCGTTCGTGCCGAACTACCCGGACGACCAGCGGGGCAGCACGTCACCGGTCCAGCCCTGGACGGTCGAGCGGGTGCGCACCCGGCTCTTCGTCACGGTGCAGGGTCGCGGGCTCCGGATCCCGACGTCGGTGCGCGTCGAGGCCGGTGGGGAGTACGGCAGCGCGCCGACCGGTCGCGTCACGCTCACCCTCACGCGGGCCGGCTCCGGCCGGACGACCACGCGGGCCAGGGCGCTGCCCGCCGACGGAGTGGTCGTCGCGCGCTACGGCACCCTCGGGAAGGGTCGCTACCGCAGCGTGGTGACCTACGCCGGTGACAGCCAGCACCTCCCGGAGCGGCGAGTGCAGTGGTTCCAGGTGCGCCAGCGCTGA
- a CDS encoding electron transfer flavoprotein subunit beta/FixA family protein encodes MKYVPDATADRKFEDDNTVDRVGVDGLLSELDEYAVEQALQFREKREGEDITVTALTVGPEKAVDAVRKSLQMGADSGVHVLDDAIAGSDYLATSLVLAKAIEKIKAESGADLVVCGMASTDASGSVVPAMVAERLGLPQVTLASVVESQGDQVRIKRDNEGSTEVIGATLPIVLSVTDQSGEARYPSFKGIMAAKKKPLETWSLSDLGVDAGEVGLSVAFSQVEDTTARPPRTAGEIVTDEDGSGAGALVEFLASKKFI; translated from the coding sequence GTGAAGTACGTGCCGGACGCCACGGCCGACCGCAAGTTCGAGGACGACAACACCGTCGACCGCGTCGGTGTCGACGGCCTGCTGTCCGAGCTCGACGAGTACGCCGTGGAGCAGGCGCTCCAGTTCCGTGAGAAGCGCGAGGGTGAGGACATCACCGTGACCGCGCTGACCGTCGGCCCCGAGAAGGCCGTCGACGCGGTCCGCAAGTCGCTGCAGATGGGTGCCGACTCCGGCGTCCACGTCCTCGACGACGCGATCGCGGGCTCCGACTACCTCGCGACCTCGCTGGTCCTGGCGAAGGCGATCGAGAAGATCAAGGCCGAGTCCGGCGCCGACCTCGTCGTGTGCGGCATGGCCTCCACCGACGCCTCCGGCTCGGTCGTCCCGGCCATGGTCGCCGAGCGCCTCGGGCTGCCGCAGGTCACCCTGGCCTCCGTCGTGGAGTCGCAGGGTGACCAGGTCCGCATCAAGCGCGACAACGAGGGCTCGACCGAGGTCATCGGTGCGACCCTGCCGATCGTGCTGTCCGTGACCGACCAGTCCGGCGAGGCCCGCTACCCGTCCTTCAAGGGCATCATGGCCGCGAAGAAGAAGCCGCTCGAGACCTGGTCGCTGTCCGACCTGGGTGTCGACGCAGGCGAGGTCGGCCTCTCGGTCGCCTTCTCGCAGGTCGAGGACACCACCGCCCGCCCGCCGCGCACGGCCGGCGAGATCGTCACCGACGAGGACGGCTCGGGCGCCGGCGCGCTGGTCGAGTTCCTGGCCTCGAAGAAGTTCATCTGA
- a CDS encoding electron transfer flavoprotein subunit alpha/FixB family protein: protein MSEVLVVIDHADGEVKKPTYELLTIARRLGEPSAVFFGSPDQGDAVAEKVKKYGAAKVYVVDDAPIKGFLVAPKAEALQQLAEKTSPAAILLPSTFENKEVGARLAIKIGSGLITDAVDVSDDGVTTQSVFAGNFTVQAKVTTGTPIITVKPNSAAPEESEGAAAVEAFAVTVSDAAKGAQVVATQPRQSTGRPDLTEAAIVVSGGRGTGGDFAPVEGFADSLGAAVGASRAAVDSGWMPHAFQVGQTGKTVSPQLYVANGISGAIQHRAGMQTSKTIVAVNKDPEAPIFELVDFGVVGDLHAVLPAATEQITARKG from the coding sequence ATGTCTGAGGTTCTTGTTGTCATCGACCACGCCGACGGCGAGGTCAAGAAGCCGACCTACGAGCTGCTGACGATCGCGCGCCGCCTCGGCGAGCCGTCCGCGGTGTTCTTCGGCTCGCCCGACCAGGGCGACGCCGTGGCCGAGAAGGTCAAGAAGTACGGCGCCGCGAAGGTCTACGTGGTCGACGACGCCCCGATCAAGGGCTTCCTGGTCGCGCCGAAGGCCGAGGCGCTGCAGCAGCTGGCCGAGAAGACCAGCCCGGCCGCGATCCTGCTGCCCTCCACGTTCGAGAACAAGGAGGTCGGCGCCCGCCTGGCGATCAAGATCGGCTCCGGCCTGATCACCGACGCCGTGGACGTCTCCGACGACGGGGTGACCACGCAGAGCGTGTTCGCCGGCAACTTCACGGTGCAGGCCAAGGTCACGACCGGCACGCCGATCATCACGGTCAAGCCGAACTCGGCCGCCCCGGAGGAGTCCGAGGGCGCGGCCGCGGTCGAGGCGTTTGCTGTCACCGTGTCCGATGCCGCCAAGGGTGCGCAGGTCGTCGCGACCCAGCCGCGCCAGTCGACGGGTCGCCCGGACCTGACGGAGGCCGCGATCGTGGTCTCCGGCGGTCGTGGCACGGGCGGCGACTTCGCGCCGGTCGAGGGCTTCGCCGACAGCCTCGGTGCCGCCGTGGGCGCCTCGCGCGCCGCGGTCGACTCGGGCTGGATGCCGCACGCGTTCCAGGTCGGCCAGACCGGCAAGACGGTCTCGCCGCAGCTCTACGTGGCCAACGGCATCTCCGGTGCGATCCAGCACCGCGCCGGCATGCAGACCTCGAAGACCATCGTCGCGGTCAACAAGGACCCCGAGGCGCCGATCTTCGAGCTCGTCGACTTCGGTGTCGTGGGCGACCTCCACGCCGTGCTGCCCGCCGCGACCGAGCAGATCACCGCCCGCAAGGGCTGA
- a CDS encoding lysyl oxidase family protein has product MTPRALLSTLGSGLLVLGLAATGVAAATTATATTPSAARADAQATIELWAPDRIEAFSEGGRTFPPLGLRVIAPTTNVEVWSHRASFEDPIVSEIRTTAGTTRLPAGSLKDFSGIDGFIVMSVRREGSGKNVVHRKLDACLAATGERARPDAPATSPYPRYCPYSPYTLGSVMGVQQGWAANVFEYSGLRPLPLGPGKYVVETHVAKKYWPAFGLTAATASTTTKMKVVEGCPDCGVGRSEEPAPAGHHGRTAPGARPTERASGSAGGAVPDLRSLPAFGIELNRKGTTLRFSATVWNGGSSPLVIDGFRRRGAEIMDAYQYFFDTDGNQTGYQQVGTMEFHHANHNHWHFEDFARYDLLDANKKYVAKSRKQSFCLANTDAVDYTVPGADWQPENTDLATACGDEGALSIREVLASGSGDTYAQYRAGQAFRIGDLPNGVYYIRVEGNPERNLTESDTANNVADRRIRIGGEGANRWVKAEPIGDIVEPPTFFRAVS; this is encoded by the coding sequence TCGGGTCCGGCCTGCTCGTCCTCGGGCTCGCCGCCACCGGCGTCGCGGCCGCGACCACCGCCACGGCCACCACTCCGTCCGCCGCGCGCGCCGACGCCCAGGCGACGATCGAGCTCTGGGCTCCCGATCGCATCGAGGCCTTCAGCGAGGGCGGTCGGACCTTCCCGCCGCTCGGCCTCCGCGTCATCGCGCCCACCACCAACGTCGAGGTCTGGTCGCACCGGGCGTCGTTCGAGGACCCGATCGTCTCCGAGATCCGCACCACCGCCGGCACGACCCGCCTCCCGGCGGGCTCCCTGAAGGACTTCAGCGGCATCGACGGCTTCATCGTCATGAGCGTGCGCAGGGAGGGTTCCGGCAAGAACGTCGTCCACCGCAAGCTGGACGCCTGCCTCGCCGCCACCGGCGAGCGGGCGCGACCCGACGCGCCGGCCACGTCGCCGTACCCGCGCTACTGCCCCTACAGCCCCTACACGCTCGGCTCCGTCATGGGCGTCCAGCAGGGCTGGGCGGCCAATGTCTTCGAGTACTCCGGCCTCCGACCGCTCCCCCTCGGACCCGGGAAGTACGTCGTCGAGACGCACGTCGCGAAGAAGTACTGGCCGGCCTTCGGCCTGACGGCGGCGACGGCGTCGACCACCACGAAGATGAAGGTCGTCGAGGGCTGCCCGGACTGCGGCGTCGGTCGCAGCGAGGAGCCCGCTCCCGCCGGCCACCACGGCCGCACAGCACCCGGCGCCCGGCCCACCGAGCGCGCGAGCGGCAGCGCCGGCGGCGCCGTCCCGGACCTGCGCTCGCTCCCGGCCTTCGGCATCGAGCTCAACCGCAAGGGCACGACCCTGCGCTTCTCGGCGACGGTCTGGAACGGGGGCAGCAGCCCGCTCGTGATCGACGGGTTCCGTCGTCGCGGCGCCGAGATCATGGACGCCTACCAGTACTTCTTCGACACCGACGGCAACCAGACCGGTTACCAGCAGGTCGGGACCATGGAGTTCCACCACGCCAACCACAACCACTGGCACTTCGAGGACTTCGCCCGCTACGACCTGCTCGACGCGAACAAGAAGTACGTCGCCAAGTCCCGCAAGCAGTCGTTCTGCCTGGCCAACACCGACGCCGTCGACTACACCGTGCCGGGCGCCGACTGGCAGCCGGAGAACACCGACCTCGCCACCGCGTGCGGCGACGAGGGCGCCCTGTCGATCCGCGAGGTGCTCGCCTCCGGCTCGGGCGACACCTACGCCCAGTACCGCGCCGGGCAGGCCTTCCGGATCGGCGACCTGCCCAACGGGGTCTACTACATCCGCGTCGAGGGCAACCCCGAGCGCAACCTCACCGAGTCCGACACCGCCAACAACGTGGCCGACCGCCGGATCCGGATCGGCGGCGAGGGAGCGAACCGCTGGGTCAAGGCCGAGCCGATCGGTGACATCGTCGAGCCGCCGACCTTCTTCCGCGCCGTGTCGTGA